The Carassius gibelio isolate Cgi1373 ecotype wild population from Czech Republic chromosome B14, carGib1.2-hapl.c, whole genome shotgun sequence genome has a segment encoding these proteins:
- the grxcr1a gene encoding glutaredoxin domain-containing cysteine-rich protein 1, with translation MEEALLTPEDGKRQKRVRFRVASGNSGRVLKEMFKHEGPSDSLDSDCTSSSEADRASTPSTSEEANGHLCGFLGSELDDSGSEPDDMLMFAGGRDKVLSTKRVNILSKNGTVRGVKHKVSAGQILFDNLAKNNGPELALEFRRIVIYTTSFRVVRTTFERCELVRKIFQNHRVKFIEKNIALDIEYGKELETRCKRVGEPPSLPVVFIDGHYLGGAEKILAMNELGELQDLLTKIERVQHSDTCQTCGGYAFVPCPMCHGSKMSVFRNCFTDSFKALKCTSCNENGLQPCSSCSH, from the exons ATGGAGGAGGCTTTGTTGACACCGGAGGATGGAAAAAGGCAGAAGAGGGTGAGATTCCGGGTGGCTTCTGGGAACAGCGGACGGGTTTTGAAAGAGATGTTTAAGCATGAAGGGCCCTCGGATTCCCTGGATTCAGACTGCACCAGTAGCTCCGAGGCGGACCGGGCCAGCACTCCATCCACTAGCGAGGAGGCGAACGGACACCTGTGTGGATTCTTGGGGTCGGAGTTGGATGACAGTGGAAGTGAGCCTGATGACATGCTGATGTTTGCAGGAGGAAGAGACAAAGTGTTGAGTACCAAACGAGTGAATATCCTCAGCAAAAATGGGACGGTTCGGGGAGTCAAGCACAAAGTTAGTGCTGGCCAAATACTCTTTGATAACTTGGCTAAAAACAATGGG CCAGAACTGGCTCTAGAGTTCAGGCGAATTGTAATCTACACCACCAGTTTTCGAGTGGTCAGGACTACATTTGAGCGATGCGAGCTGGTCCGAAAGATCTTTCAGAACCACAGGGTGAAGTTCATAGAGAAGAACATCGCTTTGGACATTGAATATGGGAAGGAACTGGAGACACGCTGTAAGCGAGTGGGTGAACCTCCCTCACTGCCTGTAGTCTTCATTGATGGACACTACCTAGGG GGTGCAGAGAAAATACTCGCAATGAATGAATTAGGGGAGCTTCAGGATCTCCTCACCAAAATAGAG AGGGTTCAGCACTCCGACACATGCCAGACGTGTGGGGGATATGCCTTTGTCCCGTGCCCTATGTGCCATGGCAGCAAAATGTCTGTGTTTCGCAACTGCTTCACCGACTCCTTCAAAGCCCTGAAGTGCACATCGTGCAACGAGAATGGTCTCCAGCCCTGCTCCAGCTGTTCTCACTAA